A genomic stretch from Thermomonospora umbrina includes:
- a CDS encoding OB-fold-containig protein, producing the protein MGEFVRVVLGFPTALFTFSLIVVVAYWLFVVLGAADLELLDGDADTEGLAGFAGWLRIGEVPVTVALSLLIAFSWFFSLVGAVVVDSFDLSSPLAIALGLVALTLALVGAWLVTCLVVMPLRKALPRTRESSRQDFVGRMCVIRTSRVGPDFGQAEITSTDGSSAIIQVRQETEEPLTSGSTALIFDYDTVGEFFRVMPYDADLDPDRRLS; encoded by the coding sequence ATGGGCGAGTTCGTCCGTGTCGTTCTCGGCTTTCCGACGGCGCTGTTCACCTTCTCGCTCATCGTGGTCGTCGCCTACTGGTTGTTCGTGGTGTTGGGCGCCGCGGACCTGGAGCTGCTCGACGGCGACGCCGACACCGAGGGCCTCGCCGGGTTCGCCGGGTGGCTCCGGATCGGCGAGGTGCCCGTGACGGTGGCGTTGTCGCTGCTCATCGCCTTCTCCTGGTTCTTCAGTCTGGTGGGTGCCGTCGTGGTGGACTCCTTCGACCTCTCCTCGCCGCTCGCCATCGCCCTGGGGCTGGTGGCCCTGACCCTCGCGCTGGTGGGCGCCTGGCTCGTCACCTGTCTGGTGGTGATGCCGCTGCGCAAGGCGCTGCCGCGGACCCGCGAGTCGTCCCGGCAGGACTTCGTGGGGCGGATGTGCGTGATCCGGACGTCCCGGGTGGGCCCCGACTTCGGTCAGGCGGAGATCACCTCGACGGACGGCTCGTCGGCGATCATCCAGGTCCGCCAAGAGACCGAGGAGCCGCTGACCTCCGGCAGCACGGCACTGATCTTCGACTACGACACGGTCGGCGAGTTCTTCCGGGTGATGCCCTACGACGCGGACCTCGACCCCGACCGGCGCCTCTCCTGA
- a CDS encoding ABC transporter substrate-binding protein yields the protein MPAVSPLGPGDPRQVSAFRLLGRLGEGGQGTVFLGRDADGRRVAVKLLHARLASDERARARFAAEVRHAERVAALCTAPVIATDVDGDVPYIVSEYVDGPSLAAVVAAEGPRSGAALDRLAIGTITALAAIHGAGVVHRDFKPSNVLLADDGPRVIDFGIARALDDAKRVSSAAVGTPAYMAPEQIEAQDVGPPADVFAWGCTMVFAATGAPPFGNDAIPAVLRRILLEPPDTGSLGEPLLGLVRRCLDKDPAGRPTAQQILIRLLTRAGALPAAETSPENVLEQGERFAATPIDGPAGGPGNGPRRGRRGIAALTGGAGALVAVGAAVVLIVTMADTGRTGGTGGPRPGASSPPPTGPQLNAIMAPPTFIDPSNASSDGRPIVSQLFTGLVQIGRDGTVRRRLATDLRADPTCRTWTIDIRSGTRFSNGEPVDAAAFVRGWTRAAQSKEYAVGVLMADIEGYTDLLTERTNTFAGLRAGAGGMEVKLTAPDCEFDKRLGNTVFFPVPVTAGAPDNKTYNDRPIGNGPFTVESYTPSRHVVLKRNPSWAFASKGKATPGRVVIDLSEDYSVRGVSGITSGAYDLADVANNDLGTAQSRFADDGRLRTQPVAGTGFLLPVTTRGAMKSREARLAVSFALDRKAITAALFAGTHPPSTGLVPAPVPGFTGERCRSCARPDPSTARWYAERAGLGRGTAITLLSRGDGPARWPDLIEQQLEDSLGWKVKITTVDTFEAWREAISAEDGPALATYGWFSDYPSAFSFLHQILGGDQLPTATGGGFNYAGWRNAGFDRELSAARTQPDEATRIRHLRKAEDLALDDMALIPLWNYTAVTLTNRRFTDVPTDFYGSPDFGDTGR from the coding sequence ATGCCCGCTGTTTCGCCGTTGGGACCGGGTGACCCCCGGCAGGTGTCCGCGTTCCGCTTGCTGGGCCGTCTGGGCGAGGGCGGTCAGGGCACCGTGTTCCTCGGGCGGGACGCCGACGGGCGTCGGGTGGCGGTCAAACTGCTGCACGCCCGGCTCGCCTCGGACGAGCGGGCGCGGGCCAGGTTCGCCGCCGAGGTCAGGCACGCCGAACGCGTCGCGGCGCTCTGTACGGCACCCGTGATCGCCACCGACGTCGACGGGGACGTCCCCTACATCGTCAGCGAGTACGTGGACGGCCCGTCGCTGGCGGCGGTGGTGGCCGCCGAGGGGCCCCGGTCGGGCGCGGCGCTGGACCGGCTGGCGATCGGGACGATCACGGCGCTGGCGGCGATCCACGGCGCCGGCGTCGTCCACCGCGACTTCAAGCCGAGCAACGTGCTCCTGGCCGACGACGGGCCCCGGGTCATCGACTTCGGGATCGCCCGGGCGCTGGACGACGCGAAGCGCGTCTCCAGCGCGGCGGTGGGGACGCCCGCCTACATGGCGCCCGAACAGATCGAGGCGCAGGACGTCGGCCCGCCCGCCGACGTGTTCGCGTGGGGCTGCACGATGGTGTTCGCCGCGACCGGCGCGCCGCCGTTCGGCAACGACGCGATCCCGGCGGTGCTGCGCCGGATCCTGCTCGAACCTCCGGACACCGGGTCACTGGGCGAGCCGTTGCTGGGCCTGGTCCGCCGCTGTCTGGACAAGGACCCGGCCGGGCGGCCCACCGCACAGCAGATCCTCATCCGGCTCCTCACTCGGGCGGGCGCGCTGCCCGCCGCGGAGACCTCTCCCGAGAACGTCCTCGAACAGGGCGAACGGTTCGCCGCGACCCCCATCGACGGTCCGGCGGGAGGCCCCGGGAACGGACCTCGGCGCGGTCGTCGGGGGATCGCCGCCCTGACCGGCGGGGCCGGTGCGCTGGTGGCGGTCGGGGCGGCGGTGGTCCTGATCGTGACCATGGCCGACACGGGCCGCACGGGCGGCACGGGCGGCCCCCGTCCCGGCGCTTCGTCGCCGCCACCGACCGGTCCGCAGTTGAACGCGATCATGGCCCCGCCGACGTTCATCGACCCGTCCAACGCCTCCAGTGACGGCCGGCCGATCGTCTCCCAGCTCTTCACCGGGCTCGTTCAGATCGGCAGGGACGGCACGGTGCGGCGACGGTTGGCCACCGACCTCCGCGCCGACCCCACCTGCCGGACCTGGACGATCGACATTCGGTCCGGCACCCGGTTCTCCAACGGGGAGCCGGTGGACGCCGCCGCGTTCGTCCGAGGGTGGACGCGGGCCGCGCAGTCGAAGGAGTACGCCGTCGGGGTCCTGATGGCCGACATCGAGGGCTACACGGACCTGCTCACGGAACGGACCAACACGTTCGCCGGCCTGCGCGCCGGGGCGGGCGGGATGGAGGTCAAGCTCACCGCGCCCGACTGCGAGTTCGACAAGCGGCTGGGCAACACGGTCTTCTTCCCCGTGCCGGTGACCGCCGGGGCCCCCGACAACAAGACCTACAACGATCGGCCGATCGGCAACGGGCCCTTCACCGTGGAGTCGTACACGCCGTCCCGGCACGTCGTCCTCAAGCGCAACCCGTCGTGGGCGTTCGCCTCCAAGGGGAAGGCGACACCGGGGCGGGTCGTCATCGACCTGAGCGAGGACTACTCGGTCCGGGGCGTCTCGGGCATCACCTCCGGCGCGTACGACCTCGCCGACGTGGCGAACAACGACCTCGGCACGGCCCAGTCCCGCTTCGCGGACGACGGTCGCCTGCGCACGCAGCCCGTCGCCGGCACCGGGTTCCTGCTGCCGGTCACGACCCGTGGGGCGATGAAGAGCCGCGAGGCGAGGCTTGCGGTCTCGTTCGCCCTCGACCGCAAGGCGATCACCGCCGCGTTGTTCGCCGGGACGCATCCGCCCAGCACCGGGCTGGTGCCCGCGCCCGTCCCCGGGTTCACCGGGGAGCGCTGCCGGTCGTGCGCCCGCCCCGATCCGAGCACCGCGCGGTGGTACGCCGAGCGGGCCGGGCTCGGCCGGGGCACCGCCATCACGCTGCTGTCACGAGGCGACGGCCCCGCCCGCTGGCCCGATCTCATCGAGCAGCAGCTCGAGGACTCCCTCGGCTGGAAGGTGAAGATCACCACGGTCGACACGTTCGAGGCATGGCGCGAGGCCATCAGCGCCGAGGACGGCCCGGCGTTGGCGACGTACGGATGGTTCAGCGACTACCCGTCGGCGTTCAGCTTCCTGCACCAGATCCTGGGCGGCGACCAACTGCCCACCGCGACCGGCGGCGGGTTCAACTACGCCGGCTGGCGCAACGCGGGCTTCGACCGTGAGCTGTCCGCCGCGCGTACCCAGCCCGACGAGGCCACCCGCATCCGTCACCTGCGCAAGGCCGAAGATCTCGCGCTGGACGACATGGCGCTCATCCCGCTGTGGAACTACACCGCCGTCACCCTGACGAACCGTCGGTTCACCGACGTCCCCACCGACTTCTACGGGAGCCCCGACTTCGGCGACACCGGACGGTGA
- a CDS encoding flotillin family protein: MDSITLGLGVLIAVVLLIALGLVIVTSRLFRKVEQGKALIISKVRKVDVTFTGAVVLPVLHKAEVMDISVKTIEIARTGREGLICKDNIRADIRITFFVRVNKTTEDVIKVAQAIGTERASSQETLQELFSAKFSEALKTVGKHLDFVDLYTRREEFRDHIIRVIGTDLNGYSLEDAAIDYLEQTPMSSLDKANILDAQGIRKITELTAIEHVRTNEFERNEEKEITRQNVDAREAILELRRREADAEAKQRREIETMKAREEAETARVQAEERLKAQTAGIRTDEQLGVQLENKAREISVAEKNRERVLAIETERIEKDRMLEVIARERETELTRIAADKEVEGEKRDIAEVVRERIAVEKTVAEQEENIKRLRTLEEAERTRQALVIQAEAEAQEALVKDIKAAEAAEAAAKFKAREELLLAEARQQTADLDARAKIRLAEGVQAEQAAPGLAEAQVRARNAEIVEKEGLIEVQIRERTVQATEKEGLVEAQIRERAAEAAEREGMAQAAVERERRAVEAGAVRDRLQAEAEGEKDKALAFAEGIAEKLKAEAEGLTEKAEAMAKLSDASRGHEEYRLRLEAERDIRMAGIEMHRQVAEQQAGVLAAGLEKADISIVGGDTVFLDKLVGSVALGKSIDGFIDNSQVSRTLAGPWLEGEGRFTEDLTRLLGSLDTGGVRDLTLSALLVKLIRAGGPDTDKLTRLLTTAEKLGVADSPVGTLTASAPAAVPAPVSTVKAVNNTDH; encoded by the coding sequence ATGGACTCCATCACCCTGGGCCTCGGCGTCCTCATCGCCGTCGTCCTGCTGATCGCCCTCGGGCTGGTGATCGTCACCAGCCGGCTGTTCCGCAAGGTGGAACAGGGCAAGGCGCTGATCATCTCCAAGGTGCGCAAGGTGGACGTGACGTTCACCGGCGCGGTGGTGCTGCCGGTGCTGCACAAGGCCGAGGTGATGGACATCTCGGTGAAGACCATCGAGATCGCGCGGACCGGCCGTGAGGGCCTGATCTGCAAGGACAACATCCGCGCCGACATCCGGATCACGTTCTTCGTCCGGGTCAACAAGACCACCGAGGACGTCATCAAGGTCGCCCAGGCCATCGGCACCGAACGGGCCAGCAGTCAGGAGACCCTGCAGGAGCTGTTCAGCGCCAAGTTCTCCGAGGCGCTCAAGACCGTCGGCAAGCACCTGGACTTCGTGGACCTGTACACGCGGCGCGAGGAGTTCCGCGACCACATCATCCGCGTCATCGGCACCGACCTCAACGGCTACAGCCTGGAGGACGCGGCCATCGACTACCTGGAGCAGACGCCGATGTCCTCGCTGGACAAGGCGAACATCCTCGACGCCCAGGGCATCCGGAAGATCACCGAGCTGACCGCGATCGAGCACGTGCGCACCAACGAGTTCGAGCGCAACGAGGAGAAGGAGATCACCCGACAGAACGTGGACGCCCGGGAGGCCATCCTGGAGCTCCGGCGGCGGGAGGCCGACGCGGAGGCCAAGCAGCGGCGCGAGATCGAGACCATGAAGGCCCGCGAGGAGGCCGAGACCGCCCGGGTGCAGGCCGAGGAGCGGCTCAAGGCGCAGACCGCCGGCATCCGCACCGACGAGCAGCTCGGCGTCCAGTTGGAGAACAAGGCCCGCGAGATCTCGGTGGCGGAGAAGAACCGCGAACGGGTCCTCGCCATCGAGACCGAGCGCATCGAGAAGGACCGGATGCTGGAGGTCATCGCCCGCGAGCGGGAGACCGAGCTGACCCGGATCGCCGCCGACAAGGAGGTCGAGGGCGAGAAGCGCGACATCGCCGAGGTCGTCCGCGAGCGCATCGCCGTCGAGAAGACGGTGGCCGAGCAGGAGGAGAACATCAAGCGCCTGCGCACCCTCGAGGAGGCCGAGCGCACCCGGCAGGCCCTGGTCATCCAGGCCGAGGCCGAGGCGCAGGAGGCCCTGGTCAAGGACATCAAGGCGGCCGAGGCGGCGGAGGCCGCGGCCAAGTTCAAGGCCCGCGAGGAGCTGCTGCTGGCCGAGGCCCGGCAGCAGACCGCCGATCTGGACGCCCGCGCCAAGATCCGGCTGGCCGAGGGTGTGCAGGCCGAGCAGGCCGCCCCCGGTCTCGCGGAGGCCCAGGTCCGGGCCCGCAACGCCGAGATCGTGGAGAAGGAGGGCCTGATCGAGGTCCAGATCCGCGAGCGCACCGTCCAGGCCACCGAGAAGGAGGGCCTGGTCGAGGCGCAGATCCGCGAGCGCGCCGCGGAGGCCGCCGAGCGCGAGGGCATGGCGCAGGCCGCCGTCGAGCGCGAGCGTCGGGCCGTCGAGGCCGGCGCGGTCCGCGACCGGCTGCAGGCCGAGGCCGAGGGCGAGAAGGACAAGGCGCTGGCGTTCGCCGAGGGCATCGCCGAGAAGCTCAAGGCCGAGGCGGAGGGCCTCACCGAGAAGGCCGAGGCCATGGCCAAGCTGTCGGACGCCTCCCGCGGGCACGAGGAGTACCGCCTGCGGCTGGAGGCCGAGCGGGACATCCGGATGGCCGGCATCGAGATGCACCGCCAGGTCGCCGAACAGCAGGCGGGTGTGCTGGCGGCCGGGCTGGAGAAGGCCGACATCAGCATCGTCGGCGGCGACACGGTCTTCCTCGACAAGCTGGTCGGCTCCGTCGCCCTCGGCAAGAGCATCGACGGCTTCATCGACAACTCCCAGGTCAGCCGCACCCTGGCGGGCCCCTGGCTGGAGGGCGAGGGCCGCTTCACCGAGGACCTCACCCGCCTGCTCGGCTCGCTGGACACCGGCGGCGTCCGCGACCTCACCCTGTCCGCCCTGCTGGTGAAGCTGATCAGGGCCGGCGGCCCGGACACCGACAAGCTGACCAGGCTGCTGACCACCGCCGAGAAGCTCGGCGTGGCCGACAGCCCCGTCGGAACCCTGACCGCCTCCGCCCCCGCCGCCGTCCCCGCCCCGGTGTCGACGGTCAAGGCCGTCAACAACACCGACCACTGA
- a CDS encoding acyl-CoA thioesterase — translation MDTDYGHWETVPTRWKDNDVYGHVNNAVHYSVMDTVINTWLIRAAGLDIHHGSAIGLCVESNCVYKGSIAFPEAFRVGLRVGHLGRSSVRYEVGLFGEDGETPLAEGRFVHVFVDRETRRPVEIGEPMRSAMQALLARKDTA, via the coding sequence GTGGACACTGACTACGGGCATTGGGAGACGGTCCCGACCAGGTGGAAGGACAACGACGTCTACGGCCACGTGAACAACGCCGTCCACTACTCGGTGATGGACACGGTGATCAACACCTGGCTGATCCGGGCGGCGGGGCTGGACATCCACCACGGGTCCGCGATCGGGCTGTGCGTCGAGTCGAACTGCGTCTACAAGGGCTCGATCGCGTTCCCCGAGGCGTTCCGCGTCGGTCTGCGGGTCGGGCACCTGGGCCGTTCCAGCGTCCGGTACGAGGTGGGGCTCTTCGGTGAGGACGGCGAGACCCCGCTCGCCGAGGGACGCTTCGTCCACGTGTTCGTCGACCGGGAGACGCGCCGGCCGGTCGAGATCGGCGAGCCGATGCGCTCCGCGATGCAGGCGCTCCTGGCCCGGAAGGACACGGCATGA
- a CDS encoding patatin-like phospholipase family protein, whose product MTMDGGRALVLGGGGVAGIAWEAGLVAGLAGRGVDLAAADVFVGTSAGSVVGAFLAHGGDLEQAIEIMSARPDGDPAARPPKPDMDLVMTAFALMYDTTLEPREARARIGRMARETPTDGRGAALEEIGRRLPSPKWPDRHLLVTGVDADDGSFVVWDRDGDASLEAAVRASCSVPCVFPTVEIGGRHYMDGGVHSMTNADLVEGASTVVVLEPLAHFTPRDRLERELKTLGDARTVVVGPDQAAIDAFGVDVLSMRLWGPGFRAGLAQAPAVAAQVQEVWAGA is encoded by the coding sequence ATGACGATGGACGGCGGACGCGCCCTGGTGCTGGGCGGCGGCGGGGTCGCGGGGATCGCCTGGGAGGCCGGGCTCGTCGCCGGGCTGGCCGGGCGGGGCGTCGACCTGGCGGCGGCGGACGTGTTCGTGGGCACCTCGGCGGGCTCGGTGGTCGGCGCGTTCCTCGCGCACGGCGGGGACCTGGAACAGGCGATCGAGATCATGTCCGCGAGGCCCGACGGCGACCCGGCGGCCAGGCCGCCGAAGCCGGACATGGACCTGGTCATGACGGCGTTCGCCCTCATGTACGACACCACGCTGGAGCCCCGTGAGGCCCGGGCGCGCATCGGCCGGATGGCGCGGGAGACCCCCACCGACGGCAGGGGCGCGGCCCTGGAGGAGATCGGCCGCCGGCTGCCGTCCCCGAAATGGCCCGACCGACATCTGCTCGTCACCGGCGTCGACGCCGATGACGGCTCGTTCGTCGTGTGGGACCGCGACGGAGACGCGTCGCTGGAGGCGGCCGTGCGGGCGAGCTGCTCGGTGCCGTGCGTGTTCCCGACGGTCGAGATCGGCGGACGCCACTACATGGACGGCGGGGTCCATTCGATGACCAACGCCGACCTCGTCGAGGGGGCGTCCACCGTGGTCGTGCTGGAGCCGTTGGCGCACTTCACACCGCGCGACCGGCTGGAGCGGGAGCTGAAGACGCTGGGCGACGCCCGTACCGTCGTCGTCGGCCCCGACCAGGCCGCCATCGACGCGTTCGGCGTCGACGTGCTCAGCATGAGGCTTTGGGGCCCCGGCTTCCGGGCCGGCCTCGCCCAGGCCCCCGCCGTGGCCGCGCAGGTCCAGGAGGTGTGGGCGGGGGCCTGA
- a CDS encoding PaaX family transcriptional regulator C-terminal domain-containing protein, producing MIETLNLRPLTARSVVLSTLLGCHPPELRARHLVRVGEQFGIAEGTVRVALSRMVAAGDLVHVEGAYRLSERLLRRQARQDESVTPRTRAWDGGWEIAMITAERRPAPERTALRQAMAALRLAELREGAWLRPANLLRERPSIVAQQCTFLEGRPEGDPRELAAALWDLPCWAALAVRLQRALEEAQPLAERFTISAAVLRHLMTDPLLPDELLPETWPGPGLRARLAEFEEEFGRLLTDHAVAPRGRPAAESRSR from the coding sequence ATGATCGAGACCCTGAACCTGAGGCCGCTGACCGCCCGCTCCGTGGTGCTGAGCACCCTGCTCGGCTGTCACCCGCCGGAGCTGCGCGCCCGCCACCTGGTCCGCGTCGGCGAGCAGTTCGGCATCGCCGAGGGCACCGTCCGGGTGGCGCTGTCCCGCATGGTCGCCGCCGGGGACCTCGTCCACGTCGAGGGCGCGTACCGGCTCAGCGAACGGCTCCTGCGCCGCCAGGCCCGCCAGGACGAGAGCGTCACACCCCGCACCCGGGCCTGGGACGGCGGCTGGGAGATCGCGATGATCACCGCCGAGCGCAGGCCCGCCCCCGAACGGACGGCGCTCCGGCAGGCGATGGCCGCCCTCCGGCTCGCCGAGCTGCGCGAGGGCGCGTGGCTGCGACCCGCCAACCTCCTGCGCGAACGCCCGTCCATCGTCGCCCAGCAGTGCACCTTCCTGGAGGGACGCCCGGAGGGGGACCCCCGGGAGCTGGCCGCCGCGCTCTGGGACCTGCCCTGCTGGGCCGCCCTGGCGGTACGACTTCAGCGGGCGCTGGAGGAGGCGCAGCCCCTGGCCGAGCGCTTCACGATCTCGGCGGCCGTCCTCCGCCACCTGATGACCGACCCGCTGCTCCCGGACGAGTTGCTGCCGGAAACCTGGCCCGGCCCCGGCCTGCGTGCCCGGCTGGCCGAGTTCGAGGAGGAGTTCGGTCGCCTGCTCACCGACCACGCGGTCGCGCCTCGGGGCCGGCCGGCCGCCGAGAGTCGGTCCAGATGA